A single region of the Synergistaceae bacterium genome encodes:
- a CDS encoding ATP-dependent DNA helicase — translation MKRTTKRPLTEFFTPSGILASRLRGYEHRPQQMKFTLAVDEFLQAPLERVMAAEAPPGVGKTFAVLIPAILRAEEEGKRILFLTASIALQEQLIEKDLPALVSILGWPFSYGILKGRNNYVCLRKAAALSDGDLWLPSEKGGSGPDFHRWVEETDSGDMAELSLTPSHPLWGQISATARSCLAMVCPFRERCFVTRTLRHAQDWDVVVANYHLFFSHVLGGRGSFPVPFDWLICDEAHRMPDAVRNASTVEFSAENGAQLLRPRTLAAFDPLFVSRGMDGAAFRERAEECRGALDSLFALLELHCRQGEGIVKRSEEVYHKGEELLSKVDALLSQIRGIEDHFMAGGFENGSALGEAAALVKWADELREFRSAALWCLEVEHYPSWDYWRGANALMSAPVICSDIVQKALAAEAPEKSVMISATLSIAGDFTFWSRETGVEPDRTLVAESPFDVENQMEFLVVDVGIAVASEGYDGRICRIVERLCDENGGRSLVLLSSMRLLRAAGARMRKQERKYEVLVQGELPQRELLSRFREDETSVLIGSVSFREGVDIPGDGLTQVIIDRIPFPHPLDPLVQARNALEGQKAFVKVTLPNAKMFLRQAVGRLIRSGTDHGRVVLLDGRVLDRREWKIPESLPACKYRRLSVRE, via the coding sequence GTGAAGCGTACCACGAAAAGACCGCTGACGGAATTTTTCACTCCTTCCGGCATTCTGGCCTCCCGTCTCAGGGGATATGAGCACAGGCCTCAGCAGATGAAGTTCACCCTGGCCGTGGACGAGTTTCTTCAGGCTCCCCTTGAGAGGGTCATGGCGGCGGAAGCTCCTCCCGGCGTGGGGAAGACCTTCGCCGTGCTGATTCCCGCCATTTTGAGGGCGGAAGAGGAAGGAAAGCGCATTCTTTTTCTCACGGCCAGTATCGCCCTGCAGGAGCAGCTGATCGAGAAGGACCTTCCCGCCCTGGTTTCCATTCTGGGATGGCCGTTTTCCTACGGAATCTTAAAAGGAAGAAACAATTACGTCTGCCTCAGAAAAGCGGCGGCGCTGTCGGACGGAGATCTGTGGCTTCCCTCGGAGAAGGGCGGCTCCGGTCCGGACTTTCATCGCTGGGTGGAGGAGACGGACTCGGGGGACATGGCCGAGCTGTCCCTGACGCCGTCGCATCCCCTCTGGGGGCAAATCTCCGCCACGGCCCGATCCTGCCTGGCAATGGTCTGTCCCTTTCGCGAACGCTGTTTCGTGACCCGAACGCTGCGCCACGCTCAGGACTGGGACGTGGTGGTGGCCAATTACCACCTCTTTTTTTCTCACGTTCTCGGCGGGCGGGGCTCCTTTCCCGTGCCCTTCGACTGGCTGATCTGCGACGAGGCCCATCGAATGCCCGACGCCGTCCGCAACGCCTCCACGGTGGAGTTCAGCGCGGAGAACGGCGCCCAGCTTCTGCGTCCCCGGACCCTCGCCGCCTTCGACCCCCTGTTCGTTTCCCGGGGGATGGACGGCGCGGCCTTCCGGGAGCGGGCGGAAGAGTGCCGCGGAGCGCTGGATTCCCTGTTCGCCCTGCTGGAGCTCCACTGTCGTCAGGGGGAGGGGATCGTGAAGCGCAGCGAAGAGGTTTATCACAAAGGAGAAGAGCTTCTCTCGAAGGTGGACGCCCTCCTGTCGCAGATTCGAGGGATTGAGGACCACTTCATGGCCGGGGGCTTCGAAAACGGCTCCGCCCTGGGGGAGGCCGCGGCCCTGGTCAAATGGGCGGACGAGCTGCGGGAATTTCGGTCCGCCGCGCTCTGGTGCCTGGAGGTGGAGCATTATCCCTCCTGGGACTACTGGCGGGGGGCGAACGCCCTGATGAGCGCGCCCGTTATCTGCTCGGACATCGTTCAGAAGGCCCTCGCGGCGGAAGCTCCGGAAAAAAGCGTCATGATTTCCGCCACTCTCTCCATCGCCGGGGACTTCACCTTCTGGTCCCGGGAAACGGGGGTGGAGCCCGACAGAACCCTGGTGGCGGAGTCCCCCTTCGACGTCGAAAACCAGATGGAATTTCTGGTGGTGGACGTGGGGATTGCCGTGGCCTCCGAGGGCTACGACGGGAGAATCTGCCGGATCGTGGAGCGGCTCTGCGACGAAAACGGCGGGCGTTCGCTGGTTCTGCTCTCCTCCATGCGCCTGCTTCGGGCGGCGGGGGCCCGGATGAGGAAGCAGGAGCGGAAATACGAGGTGCTGGTGCAGGGCGAGCTTCCTCAGAGAGAGCTGCTGAGCCGGTTTCGGGAGGACGAGACCTCCGTGCTGATCGGCAGCGTTTCCTTTCGGGAAGGGGTGGATATTCCCGGAGACGGCCTGACTCAGGTCATCATTGATCGAATTCCCTTTCCCCATCCCCTCGACCCTCTGGTGCAGGCCAGAAACGCGCTTGAGGGCCAGAAAGCCTTCGTGAAGGTCACTTTGCCCAACGCCAAAATGTTTCTGAGGCAGGCGGTGGGACGCCTGATCCGCAGCGGCACGGACCACGGGCGGGTTGTTTTGCTGGACGGGCGGGTGCTGGACCGCAGGGAGTGGAAAATTCCGGAAAGTTTACCTGCATGTAAATACCGACGTTTATCCGTGAGAGAGTGA
- the rpsT gene encoding 30S ribosomal protein S20, with translation MPNKKSAERRVRVAERNRIYNRYWTTRCKNAVKKVLEAVEAKDSPVAAKHFDEAQSVIDKAVVKGVMHRNTAARRKKMMARRLKTLVEA, from the coding sequence ATGCCCAACAAAAAATCGGCGGAAAGACGGGTTCGAGTCGCCGAACGCAATCGCATCTACAACCGCTACTGGACCACGCGCTGCAAAAACGCGGTGAAGAAGGTGCTGGAGGCGGTAGAGGCCAAAGACAGTCCCGTGGCGGCCAAACACTTCGATGAGGCCCAGAGCGTCATCGACAAAGCTGTGGTGAAGGGAGTCATGCACCGCAATACGGCCGCAAGACGCAAAAAAATGATGGCCAGGCGTCTTAAAACTCTTGTGGAAGCCTGA
- a CDS encoding cell envelope biogenesis protein TolA: MATNLIDEIKTVEEKAAKSVQEAGVEAAGKLNQAATDAENAVREARQSAIRQFREKIQQAERTAEAKAKSIVTERETGAKTFYAKHRDKVAGVAAWITEEVMSRYGRG, translated from the coding sequence TTGGCAACAAATCTTATTGACGAAATTAAGACTGTGGAAGAAAAAGCTGCAAAGAGCGTACAGGAAGCGGGAGTCGAAGCTGCCGGAAAACTGAACCAGGCGGCCACCGACGCTGAAAACGCCGTCCGGGAGGCCCGGCAGTCGGCAATCCGGCAGTTCCGGGAAAAAATTCAGCAGGCGGAGCGCACCGCTGAGGCAAAGGCGAAAAGCATCGTAACCGAACGGGAAACAGGGGCTAAGACGTTTTACGCGAAACACAGGGACAAAGTCGCAGGAGTTGCGGCGTGGATAACGGAAGAGGTGATGAGCAGATATGGGCGTGGCTGA